The Oncorhynchus nerka isolate Pitt River linkage group LG12, Oner_Uvic_2.0, whole genome shotgun sequence genome contains the following window.
CGATGAGATGCGGGGTATATTAAATTACTGCATGTACATTCCTTTCGCAAAATTAAGGTTGTGACAACCTGATATGAAATTGGTCTGAATGCAAAATATGGAATCATATTTAAGTCAAATtaaataaaagcattcaaatgaaACAAAGTTAAGTAATTCTACATAAATCAGTGTTAGTATATTAACACAATTCATGGAGAGTATTCTGTTACAATTAAATACATCTGATAAGTTAAATGTATTGTTAATGGCAGCCTAATGCAACTCCTCCTTTCACAGAAAGTGCACCCTTGATCAGCAACACTGATTAGAAAACAGATATGAATGATCCTCTTTGTGAGGTTGTCTTCAATCTTGTAATAAAGGTTACTAGACCCTTTCCCGATAAAATAATATGAAGAGGATCCATCAACAGTTTAGAATAGTGGAGGTGATCCTGTTTTGTGGTTTTTATCTGATACAATCACACACACTTCTTAAAATGTCTACAAATTATTTACAGAGTTAAATTACTAAAATAGTAAGGATGTGTTGAACAGACCAACTGAAGATAAATAACACATGAATACAAATCCAAATAAGAATATAAGTCCAAATAATATAACTACTGAGCATTCAAAAGCAATAAGAGTATGCTTGCAAAGAGCCAAAtgttctgaacaaaaatataaacgcaacatgtaaagtgttggtcccatgtttaatgagctgaaataaaagttctcagaaatgttccatacccacaaaaagcttatttctctcaaattttgtgcacaattgtgtttacatcctgttagtgagcatttttcctttgccaagacaatccatccaactgacaggtgtgccatatcaagaagctaattaaacagcattatcattacacagattcaccttgtgctggggacaataaaaggccactctaaaatgtgcagttgacacacaacacaatgccatagatgtcaagttgagggagcatgcaattagcatgctgactgcaggaatgtccaccaaagctgttgccagtgaattgaatgttaatttctctaccataagctacccccaacatcattttagagaatttggcagtacgtccaaccggcctcacaactgcagaccacacgTGACCACGCCAAGCCCAGAGCCGCCacacccggcttcttcacctgtgggatcgccTGAGACCAGTTACCCAGAAAGCTGATGtatctgaggagtatttctgtctttaataaagcccctttgaggggaaaaaactcattttgattggctgggcctggctcccaagtgaaTGGGCCTATGCCCCTGCCCAATCATGAGAAATCTATAGATCCattagggcctcatttatttacttaaattgactgatttccttataatgaactaactcagtaaaatcattgatatgtgtttatatttttgttcagatttAGGCTGTGCTTTTCTTCATTCTTTCACAGCACCAGAAaatctagctctggtccagggtttTGTGTGTGGCATGCTGATGAATCAGCTTTCCTCAGCTGAAAATAAACACTCTGGACCAGAGCTACAGAAAAAATGTGACGATCCATTCCAGATCCATATGGTAAGCcttaatggggcggcagggtagcctagtggttagagagttggactagtaaccggaaggttgcaagttcaaacccccgagctgacaaggtacaaatctgtcgttctgcccctgaacaggcagttaacccactgttcctaggccgtcattgaaaataagaatttgttcttagatAAATAAAGGATAAAAATGCAAAATGGAGCTTTAAAAATCATTATCTCATTCTGGGTCAATGTAGTGCAATTGTCACTGCTTTGACATTCTGTACTACAGTTTTCATTCGCTTGCTGGTCAAGGCACAAATCTGACAGGCAAAACACTGCTTGATACTGAACCAAGGTGTTTGACTTCTGCAACAATTGtattgtttgctaatttatatgcAGTTAAAAGCCCATGTAGAGGGACATTTTAGCCCACTATACTATTTAAGTATAACCTGCTAAGGGTTTTGTTCGTAAATTAGTATTCAAGATGCAATTTCTATGAATATCGTAAGTGAATGCACTGTCTATCGTCCACTGTTCACATAGTTCTCTATATCCATTCATGGTATCCTGTTGCTGTCATACACAGATCATAGCATGCTCTCAATCAGTACTCATTCTACTGTGGTTATTGCTGTTGTAACCTGTTGCTGTAGTGCAGAAGCCATATATACTGTAGTAAGACAACCACTAGGGAGGGTGCTTGGGTGTAGTGCACAAGCTGGACTCAGGGGGATGCTCCCTCTCTATTCTTCAGGCAAACTTCTTCTTGGTTGCAGTGAAGCGCTCCATGTACTGTGGGGTAAACAAATGAGATCGCCATCAGTCACATCTGGGACACTACGGACAGCACAACAACTGAAGAGATTAGCTATTTGTGTAAGCACTGAATGGTTGGTCCAAATTCTAACTATTATAATAGGTAAGTGGTCATATCAGATTAGACCTTGATTATCCCAAGCTTGGGAAATTCGATTGTCATTTTAAGCTTCACAACATCATTTCAACACTGTAATATCATCATGAAACGTCATAGATGTATTTAGTGTCAGGGGCTATATTTGACCGCTGATTATGTCAAGCGCAGGGATTATGGCTGGGAAAGAATACTAGAGCTGTCTGAGCCACAACTTTCTTCACTTGATCCTCCTTATATTGAACAGGAAATCCCATTATTGTTGAGAAGTCCACCACTCTGGGGAAAGAGTGTTGTTTCCACACTGATCACAAACAAATTACGTCAACCATGGGGGACGGACATATTTCAAACCAATGCCTTTGAAACTCATAAGTGGTTTAGTTTACAATAGATATAAAGACAGCTTAGTGATTTAGTGCAGCAGCATGACTGTTCCTTGCTTTAACCTTGACCATTCATTTGGCAGTAGGCAGCAAGTTAAAGAAACAATAATTAGTTTCACACCTCACCTTCTCATACCCTTCCAGGTCCCGCATATTTTTCACCTCGAACAGGTTGCCCtccacagagagcagagacaccTGGGAGCTGGTgaggatggacacagggatggaggcAAGCTCTAGACAGTTCTCCTCCAGTCTCAGCACCTTTAGCCTCTGGCAGGTGGACACCTCCGCAGACACCACTGAAATCTGGGATCATCATTTATATAGATTCGATTCTAGATCAGGCCCCTGGTTAAAAATAGTGcacttatatagggaatagggtgccatttgagatgcacgcATAAACACCTGATTACCTGGTTCTGGTTGAGATTGATCTCAATGGCCTGCAGGGCCGCTACCTCAGCAGGCACAGCCTGGATGTGGTTCTTGGACAGGTCCAGGACGTCCAGGTGTCGTAGGGAGCCAAGGCCGCCAGGAAACTCCCGGAACTTGTTCCCAGACAGGCTGAGTGTGCGCAACGCTTTCAACTGTCCTACACCGCTAGGGAGCTGCGTCAGTTGGTTCCCGTTCAGCAAGAGGGTCTCTAGTTTCTTAAGCTTCCCAATTTCATCTGGGAGACTTGCTATGTAGCACAAAACAAACACACTAACTTaatatatagcctagctata
Protein-coding sequences here:
- the LOC115139019 gene encoding leucine-rich repeat-containing protein 57-like, which codes for MGNSAIKAHLENSQKTGIFQLTGKGLPEFPEELQRLTGNLRTVDLSSNKIEVLPPAIGNFLQMKSLTLNLNKLTSLPDEIGKLKKLETLLLNGNQLTQLPSGVGQLKALRTLSLSGNKFREFPGGLGSLRHLDVLDLSKNHIQAVPAEVAALQAIEINLNQNQISVVSAEVSTCQRLKVLRLEENCLELASIPVSILTSSQVSLLSVEGNLFEVKNMRDLEGYEKYMERFTATKKKFA